The following proteins are encoded in a genomic region of Sphaeramia orbicularis chromosome 2, fSphaOr1.1, whole genome shotgun sequence:
- the fam117ba gene encoding protein FAM117B, producing the protein MRDKATQTPRAWADERRRGSHKRSASCGSTDQLKEIAKLRQQLQRSKRSSRHRRDKDRKSPFNGSHTIIQSQSPMPKTILIPIPISKSSAPRFRNSVEGLNQEIERIIIRDTPEKDEAIVPQDVPDGHRAPPPVPPQRSSSTRSIDTQTPSGGGLSGSHSNCSSRPDSISPSYLTVLNDTAGGSPYEDKELGPYSPLPKYAASPRPNNSYTFKREPPEGCEKVKVFEETMPKPLQEIPPFLCPDRNKVNFIPNSGSAFCLVSILKPLLPAPDLSFRPGVGLRSLSPSLVPLGGVGLQSLSPSLSTQPCLLEEPESF; encoded by the exons ATGAGGGACAAAGCGACGCAG ACCCCCAGGGCCTGggcagatgagaggaggagaggctcTCACAAACGCTCGGCCTCCTGTGGGAGCACCGACCAGCTCAAAGAG ATTGCCAAATTGCGTCAGCAGCTTCAGCGCAGCAAACGCAGCAGCCGCCATCGGAGAGATAAGGATCGGAAGTCCCCATTCAATGGCAGCCACACCATCATCCAGTCGCAG TCACCTATGCCCAAGACCATCTTGATACCCATCCCCATATCCAAGTCATCTGCCCCTCGTTTCCGCAACAGCGTGGAAGGACTCAACCAGGAGATTGAACGCATTATCATCCGAGACACTCCTGAAAAGGACGAGGCCATTGTT CCTCAGGATGTCCCAGATGGGCACCGTGCACCCCCACCCGTCCCCCCACAGCGCAGCAGCAGCACCCGCAGCATCGACACACAGACTCCCTCAGGGGGCGGCCTGAGTGGTAGCCATAGCAACTGCAGTAGCCGCCCCGACTCCATTTCGCCCTCCTACCTCACCGTCCTCAACGACACGGCTGGAGGCAGCCCCTACGAGGACAAAG AGCTGGGCCCCTATTCTCCTTTGCCTAAGTATGCCGCCTCGCCTCGACCCAACAACAGCTACACATTCAAGAGGGAACCTCCAGAGGGCTGCGAGAAGGTCAAAGTGTTCGAAGAGACCAT GCCCAAACCTCTGCAGGAGATCCCTCCCTTCCTGTGTCCTGACCGCAACAAGGTCAACTTCATCCCCAACAGCGGATCTGCCTTTTGCCTCGTCAGCATCCTCAAGCCCTTACTCCCCGCCCCGGACCTCAGCTTCCGCCCCGGGGTCGGCCTCCGGAGTCTGTCCCCGTCCCTCGTGCCTCTGGGCGGTGTTGGCCTGCAGAGCCTGTCCCCGTCCCTGTCCACTCAGCCCTGCCTACTGGAGGAGCCGGAGAGCTTCTGA
- the LOC115433368 gene encoding bone morphogenetic protein receptor type-2 — MHTAMAVGRITMKSLAKFGFCLTVLLTSVAAAQGEERECAFTDQQQQWEVERVAGGEGRVSPENTTIRCAKGSHCFGLWEKSPPGEVRLVKQGCWTHLGDHQGCHDDRCVVTNLPPQIQNGTYHFCCCGSDMCNVNFTEDFPLPSPTTAQPITTRALRCEETIIIALATVSVMAVVAVAAFFGYRMMHGDGKQGLHNLNMMEAAGSESSLDLDNLKLLELIGRGRYGAVYCGSLDERPVAVKVFTAANRQNFLNECSIYRLPLLEHDNIARYVAADERTGPEGRTEYLLVMDYYPHGSLSRYLSVQTNDWVSSCRLAHSVTRGLAYLHTELFKGDLYKPAVSHRDLNSRNILVKADGTCVIIDFGLSMKLTGNRPARHGEEENAAISEVGTIRYMAPEVLEGAVNLRDCESALKQVDMYALGLVYWETFMRCTDLFPGESVPEYQMAFQAEAGNHPTFEDMQVLVSREKQRPKFPEAWKENSLAVRSLKETMEDCWDQDAEARLTAQCAEERLAELLLIWDRSKSVSPTLNPMSTTLHNERNRMTPKSGPYTDHPSTYIEEHEGVAKNTQAETTGSVSGRAVSGTGERNRNSINQERQQQANARLPSPEGSSTSGAGLALRGSPSASTTTTTIISESEGSTGATTVPVCLHLTQEDLETTKLDPKEVDKNLKESSDENLMEHSQKQFCSPDPLSPGSSSLLYPLIKMASEASGASDPAVAIPTTIFPLPKQQNLPKRPSSLPLRTKPTKKESSSSSLRFKFGRSGKSNLRQVEGTKMNIGAVTGTNTAVEAHRGTGTNNIPVLRDTHVNGSANGHASGALSSMAAGGATGFGGSSITQNGSGALRSDDSRLSLGVITASPDEHEPLLSREREQPDPRDASSSVAALRSARPNTNNNNSNTGHGQGDGESEGESDGGEETASAEGGSRETTGGPPGESSGSGPGSVISNPQGEASVTMRGEALLRQPRARRPERPNSLDLSFTTMDLASLEEGLVQPDGALGTADKIKKRVKTPYSLKKWRPTTWVISTDTRGPEVNNNGSTHGQGHSHNRPKSSSAIYLQGGNLASEPSDTHV, encoded by the exons CTGCTCAGGGTGAGGAGAGGGAATGTGCCTTCACAGACCAGCAGCAGCAGTGGGAGGTGGAGCGAGTGGCAGGGGGCGAAGGCCGGGTCTCCCCAGAGAACACCACCATCCGATGTGCCAAGGGCAGCCACTGTTTCGGTCTGTGGGAGAAAAGCCCACCCGGCGAAGTGCGACTGGtcaaacaag GTTGCTGGACTCACCTGGGTGACCACCAGGGCTGCCATGATGACCGCTGTGTAGTGACCAACCTCCCTCCACAAATTCAGAACGGGACATATCATTTCTGTTGCTGTGGGAGTGACATGTGTAACGTCAACTTCACAGAGGATTTCCCACTGCCCAGCCCCACCACCGCACAGCCAATCA CCACTCGTGCACTGCGCTGCGAAGAGACAATAATTATCGCCCTGGCAACAGTCTCCGTGATGGCTGTGGTTGCTGTAGCAGCCTTCTTTGGGTACCGCATGATGCACG GAGATGGTAAGCAAGGCCTCCACAACCTGAACATGATGGAGGCTGCTGGCTCTGAGAGCTCACTGGACCTGGACAATCTTAAACTACTGGAG CTGATTGGGCGTGGCCGATATGGTGCGGTGTACTGCGGCTCTTTGGATGAGCGGCCCGTAGCTGTGAAGGTCTTCACTGCAGCCAACCGCCAGAACTTCCTCAATGAATGTTCCATCTACAGGCTCCCACTGCTGGAGCATGACAACATCGCCAGATATGTTGCTGCAGATGAGCGGACAGGCCCAGAGGGCCGAACAGAGTACCTACTGGTCATGGACTACTACCCACAT GGTTCTCTGAGCCGCTACCTGAGTGTACAAACCAACGACTGGGTCAGCAGTTGTCGGCTGGCTCACTCTGTCACCCGTGGCCTGGCGTACCTGCACACTGAGCTCTTCAAAGGAG ACTTGTATAAGCCTGCAGTTTCCCACAGGGATCTGAACAGCCGGAATATACTCGTCAAAGCTGATGGCACATGTGTCATCATTGATTTCGGCCTGTCCATGAAGCTGACAGGAAACAGGCCGGCACGTCATGGGGAGGAGGAAAATGCTGCTATAAGTGAA GTCGGCACAATCCGCTACATGGCCCCAGAGGTGCTGGAGGGGGCAGTGAACCTGAGAGACTGTGAGTCGGCGCTGAAGCAGGTGGATATGTATGCCCTTGGTTTGGTCTACTGGGAGACCTTCATGAGATGTACCGACCTTTTCCCCG GAGAATCTGTGCCAGAATACCAGATGGCCTTTCAGGCTGAGGCAGGAAACCACCCGACGTTTGAGGACATGCAGGTCCTTGTGTCCAGGGAGAAGCAGCGGCCCAAATTCCCTGAGGCCTGGAAAGAGAACAGTTTG GCGGTTCGCTCTCTAAAAGAGACAATGGAGGACTGTTGGGACCAGGATGCAGAGGCCCGGCTTACAGCCCAGTGTGCTGAAGAACGACTGGCAGAGCTGCTTCTCATTTGGGACCGCTCTAAATCTGTCAGCCCTACACTTAACCCCATGTCCACCACACTACACAATGAGAG AAATCGTATGACGCCGAAGTCTGGTCCATACACAGACCATCCCTCAACCTACATCGAAGAGCACGAGGGTGTGGCTAAAAACACACAGGCTGAAACCACTGGCTCTGTAAGTGGCAGAGCTGTGAGTGGGACTGGAGAAAGAAACAGGAATTCCATCAACCAAGAACGCCAGCAGCAAGCCAATGCCCGTCTGCCAAGCCCAGAGGGCAGCAGCACTAGTGGAGCTGGCCTGGCCCTGAGAGGGAGTCCATCAGCCTCTACTACAACCACCACCATCATCTCTGAGTCTGAAGGATCTACAGGGGCCACAACGGTCCCTGTGTGCCTCCACTTGACCCAGGAGGACCTGGAAACAACTAAGCTTGACCCTAAAGAGGTTGATAAGAACCTGAAGGAGAGCTCAGATGAGAACCTGATGGAGCACTCACAGAAGCAGTTCTGCTCTCCAGACCCACTCAGTCCTGGCAGCTCAAGCCTTCTTTATCCACTCATCAAGATGGCCAGCGAGGCCTCAGGTGCATCAGACCCAGCTGTGGCCATACCCACCACCATCTTCCCCCTGCCCAAGCAGCAGAACCTGCCCAAGAGACCGTCTAGTCTGCCCCTGCGTACCAAGCCCACGAAGAAGGAGTCGTCATCATCTTCACTCAGGTTCAAGTTTGGACGTTCTGGGAAGTCCAACCTGCGTCAGGTGGAGGGCACAAAGATGAACATTGGTGCAGTAACAGGCACAAACACTGCTGTGGAGGCCCACAGAGGTACAGGCACAAACAACATACCTGTTCTACGAGACACACATGTTAATGGTAGTGCTAATGGCCATGCCAGCGGGGCTCTCTCATCCATGGCAGCAGGTGGGGCTACAGGGTTTGGAGGATCCAGCATAACTCAAAATGGATCCGGAGCCTTGCGGTCAGATGACAGCAGATTGAGTCTAGGTGTCATCACAGCCAGCCCAGATGAACACGAGCCACTTTTAAGCCGAGAGCGTGAGCAGCCTGATCCGAGAGATGCCAGTTCGAGTGTTGCAGCTCTCCGTTCAGCTCGACCCAacactaacaacaacaacagcaacacaggCCATGGCCAGGGGGATGGGGAGAGTGAAGGAGAGAGTgatggaggagaggagactgcAAGCGCAGAGGGAGGCAGCAGAGAGACCACAGGCGGGCCTCCGGGAGAAAGCTCCGGCTCCGGCCCTGGCTCTGTCATTTCAAACCCCCAAGGAGAAGCTTCCGTCACCATGCGAGGGGAGGCCCTGCTCAGACAGCCACGGGCTCGCAGGCCTGAGAGACCCAACTCCCTCGACCTGTCCTTCACAACCATGGACCTGGCATCACTAG AGGAGGGTTTGGTGCAGCCAGACGGAGCATTGGGCACAGCAGATAAAATCAAGAAGCGCGTCAAAACGCCTTATTCCCTGAAGAAGTGGCGGCCGACTACATGGGTCATCTCAACAGATACCAGGGGGCCAGAAGTCAATAACAATGGTTCTACTCATGGTCAAGGCCACAGCCACAACCGGCCCAAGTCCAGTTCTGCTATCTACCTTCAAGGGGGGAACTTGGCCAGTGAGCCCAGTGACACACATGTGTGA